From Asticcacaulis sp. EMRT-3, one genomic window encodes:
- a CDS encoding type II toxin-antitoxin system ParD family antitoxin — translation MSNSSVALGKHFKGFIDKQVQSGRYQSASEVMRAGLRLLEIEESKRQALIRALIEGEQSGFADDFDKDALLASLHKDAGLNGR, via the coding sequence ATGAGTAATTCCTCAGTCGCCCTTGGCAAACACTTCAAGGGTTTTATCGACAAGCAGGTGCAAAGCGGACGCTATCAATCCGCCAGCGAAGTCATGCGCGCGGGCCTTCGTCTGCTCGAAATCGAAGAAAGCAAACGCCAAGCCCTGATCAGGGCGCTGATCGAAGGAGAACAAAGCGGTTTTGCCGATGATTTTGACAAGGATGCACTGCTGGCGTCTCTGCATAAGGACGCAGGTCTGAATGGCCGGTAG
- a CDS encoding type II toxin-antitoxin system RelE/ParE family toxin: protein MAGRYRLSQRAVADLKDIWRYSFKNWGQAQANNYYTDLLASVENLAAGLRKGLPVPERDGYLKATSGSHLIFYRTSDDDIEVIRILHQSMDERRHLAVD from the coding sequence ATGGCCGGTAGGTACAGACTTTCCCAGAGGGCCGTTGCCGACCTTAAAGACATCTGGCGCTATTCGTTCAAAAACTGGGGGCAGGCGCAGGCGAACAACTACTATACCGACCTGCTCGCAAGCGTCGAAAATCTGGCTGCGGGTTTGCGAAAAGGCCTTCCCGTGCCGGAGCGCGATGGCTATCTAAAAGCCACCAGCGGCTCCCATCTCATTTTTTATCGCACGTCTGACGACGATATCGAGGTCATACGCATACTGCATCAAAGCATGGACGAAAGGCGGCATCTGGCTGTTGATTGA
- a CDS encoding alpha/beta hydrolase, giving the protein MLIRRAFLILAAAIFVTPAMAATPDPSVNFPPGMQAFPLYGDAPIPNSKPGPDRETGDGTGWVQNVSRPVIQVYLPAKVKATGASILVIPGGGYAGLTFDYEGVQQAQFFVDHGIAAFVLKYRLPSDATMPDKSIGPLQDAEQGMRFIRLHAKDWNLDPARVGVVGYSAGGHVASTLATHFQKAYIPNPDNISLRPDFVVLAYPVISMDAKITHMGSRDALLGKSPSDALVKEFSNELHVTPETPPTLILHAADDQLVDIDNSVAYFEALRHAGVPVEAHFFEKGQHGFPLLPRDTWQKDIIDWLTTNGWLCPTAR; this is encoded by the coding sequence ATGCTAATAAGACGCGCGTTTTTAATTCTGGCGGCAGCGATTTTCGTCACCCCCGCTATGGCGGCCACACCGGATCCGAGCGTCAATTTTCCGCCCGGGATGCAGGCCTTTCCGCTGTATGGTGACGCTCCGATCCCGAATTCGAAGCCGGGCCCCGACAGGGAAACGGGCGATGGCACGGGCTGGGTGCAAAATGTTTCGCGGCCTGTCATTCAGGTGTACCTGCCGGCTAAGGTCAAGGCGACCGGCGCCAGCATTCTCGTCATTCCGGGTGGTGGCTACGCCGGTCTGACCTTCGACTATGAAGGCGTTCAGCAGGCGCAATTCTTCGTCGATCACGGTATCGCCGCTTTCGTGCTCAAATACCGTTTGCCGAGCGACGCGACCATGCCGGACAAGTCCATCGGGCCGCTTCAGGACGCGGAGCAGGGGATGCGCTTTATCCGGCTGCACGCGAAAGACTGGAATCTCGACCCGGCCCGCGTCGGCGTTGTCGGCTATTCGGCGGGCGGCCACGTCGCTTCGACCCTGGCGACGCATTTTCAGAAAGCCTATATCCCCAATCCTGACAACATCTCCCTGCGTCCCGACTTTGTGGTGCTGGCCTATCCGGTCATCAGCATGGACGCGAAAATCACCCATATGGGTTCACGCGATGCGCTTTTGGGAAAGTCGCCGTCCGACGCCCTGGTCAAAGAATTCTCCAACGAACTGCACGTCACCCCTGAGACGCCGCCAACCCTGATCCTTCATGCCGCCGACGACCAACTGGTCGATATTGACAACAGCGTCGCCTATTTCGAAGCGCTGCGTCACGCTGGTGTTCCGGTGGAGGCGCACTTTTTTGAAAAAGGGCAGCATGGTTTTCCTCTTCTGCCGCGTGATACCTGGCAGAAAGACATCATAGACTGGCTGACGACCAATGGCTGGCTTTGTCCGACCGCCAGATAG
- a CDS encoding EamA family transporter, translating to MKTLIAAWPFWALLSAIFAAMTAVLAKVGVSDINSDMATFLRTVVILVVSALVLFGLKEWRPVSAISLKTWIFLTLSGVATGASWLCYFRALKLGEAARVAPIDKLSVVFVAVFSVLFLGESLSLKNWLGVALIAGGAILVAFGT from the coding sequence ATGAAAACGCTTATCGCCGCCTGGCCGTTCTGGGCCCTGTTATCGGCCATTTTTGCCGCCATGACCGCTGTGCTGGCCAAGGTGGGGGTCAGCGACATCAATTCCGACATGGCGACCTTCCTGCGCACCGTGGTCATACTTGTGGTGTCCGCCCTGGTTCTGTTCGGGCTGAAAGAATGGCGACCGGTTTCGGCTATTTCTTTGAAAACATGGATTTTTCTTACCCTGTCGGGCGTGGCGACCGGGGCGTCATGGTTGTGCTATTTCCGGGCGCTCAAACTGGGCGAGGCGGCCCGCGTGGCCCCCATCGACAAGCTGAGCGTGGTCTTCGTCGCCGTGTTTTCCGTCCTTTTCCTGGGCGAGAGTCTGAGCCTGAAAAACTGGCTCGGCGTGGCTCTGATCGCGGGCGGGGCCATTCTGGTGGCCTTCGGCACATGA
- a CDS encoding Tat pathway signal sequence domain protein → MDKAGQMTRRGLMARTAAVGILAAAGQAASAQAKTAHIGVPETQAIWLDRDAPSFAEGQTFGVPWPRGSVAAKSAFSLGDLPVQSWPIAYWPDGSLKWSAHAVGPLSGGATSYALKPGTPAAPAAPLTVAQTGAGFTITSGDLVWTVPGSGKTLISGATRSGKPAMGAVTLSALTQDAASFEDKPDLKQTTYDGVVEKAVLEQQGPVRTTLRLEGRHSDGSRQWLPFTVRLYFYAGSDAVRIVHSFIFDGDETKDFIRGLGVSAEVPMTDELYNRHLRFSGENDGVWGEAVRSLTGLRRDPGKAAREAQIAGTRVDPSMIAPSVGDNLHNSSYWNDFTCSQATPDGYTIRKRVEPGHAFIESAADHRASGLAYVGSPQGGVALGLKDFWQRAPTRLDIRNAATDTASVTAWLWSPDAPAMDIRPYRPDWGMDTYAKQNEGLLLTYEDFEPGWNKPYGIARTSELTLWALPATPERQRFADMATALSTPPRLTVAPERLHMIDGLFGAWSLPNSSTPTRALIEGRISYQLDYYLQQIEERKWYGFWDYGDVMHTYDADRHVWRYDIGGFAWDNSELQSDMMFWYGYLRSGRADVFRMAEAMTRHTSEVDTFHIGPYKGFGTRHGIQHWSDSSKQPRVSNAAFKRFYYYLTADERVGDLMHDLIDSDQTLKTVYIERKVAAPGGSGIGIRKHIEGTVDCSFGTSWGSFIAAWLTEWERTGDTHWRDRILIGMNSIAKLKYGWFCGGAPYDLKTGAFVGPGDQISVSHLNAVFGIIEITEELMTLVDAPAYKKTWLDYCKYYNSSPADIKAFLGVVPRDRSLRDASSRMTAYAARELKDPALAARAWSEFFEGDNPRHATSLHPQEDKVTGPNVLYTILEDPTISTNGASQWGLAAIENLELIGDSVEANAPR, encoded by the coding sequence ATGGACAAGGCTGGACAGATGACGCGGCGTGGCCTGATGGCGCGCACGGCGGCGGTCGGGATATTGGCAGCGGCAGGACAGGCCGCCTCCGCCCAGGCGAAGACCGCCCATATCGGCGTACCCGAAACCCAGGCCATCTGGCTCGATCGTGACGCGCCGTCCTTTGCCGAGGGCCAGACCTTCGGCGTGCCGTGGCCGCGTGGTTCGGTGGCGGCGAAATCGGCTTTTTCGCTCGGTGATCTGCCCGTGCAATCGTGGCCCATCGCCTACTGGCCTGATGGTTCGCTGAAATGGTCGGCCCATGCGGTCGGGCCGTTGAGCGGCGGCGCGACATCCTATGCTCTGAAGCCCGGCACGCCTGCCGCCCCTGCGGCCCCGCTGACTGTGGCGCAAACTGGCGCGGGCTTCACCATCACCTCCGGCGATCTGGTCTGGACGGTTCCCGGAAGCGGCAAAACCCTGATTTCCGGCGCTACCCGTTCGGGCAAACCGGCGATGGGCGCGGTGACCTTAAGCGCCCTGACCCAGGATGCTGCCTCTTTCGAGGACAAACCTGACCTGAAACAGACGACCTATGACGGCGTGGTTGAAAAGGCCGTGCTGGAGCAGCAGGGCCCGGTGCGCACCACCCTGCGCCTCGAAGGCCGCCATAGCGATGGTTCGCGCCAGTGGCTGCCCTTCACCGTGCGTCTCTATTTTTACGCCGGTTCCGATGCCGTGCGCATCGTTCACAGCTTCATCTTCGATGGCGACGAGACGAAGGACTTCATCCGCGGCCTCGGTGTCAGCGCCGAGGTGCCGATGACGGATGAGCTGTATAACCGTCACCTACGCTTTTCAGGTGAAAATGACGGCGTCTGGGGCGAGGCGGTGCGCTCACTGACCGGCCTGCGCCGTGATCCCGGCAAGGCGGCGCGCGAGGCGCAGATTGCAGGCACGCGCGTCGATCCATCGATGATCGCGCCGTCTGTCGGCGATAATCTGCACAATTCGTCCTACTGGAACGACTTCACCTGCTCGCAGGCCACGCCCGACGGCTATACGATCCGCAAGCGCGTTGAGCCGGGCCATGCCTTTATCGAATCGGCCGCCGATCACCGCGCTTCGGGTCTGGCCTATGTCGGCAGCCCGCAAGGTGGCGTGGCGCTCGGCCTGAAGGACTTCTGGCAGCGCGCCCCGACCCGGCTCGATATTCGCAATGCGGCCACCGATACGGCCAGCGTGACCGCCTGGCTGTGGTCGCCCGATGCGCCGGCGATGGACATCCGCCCCTACCGGCCCGACTGGGGCATGGATACCTACGCCAAGCAGAATGAGGGGCTGCTGCTCACCTATGAGGATTTCGAACCGGGCTGGAACAAGCCCTACGGCATTGCCCGCACCAGCGAACTGACCCTGTGGGCGCTGCCCGCCACGCCGGAGCGCCAGCGCTTCGCCGATATGGCCACCGCGCTGTCCACCCCGCCCCGCCTGACCGTGGCGCCCGAACGCCTGCATATGATCGACGGCCTGTTCGGTGCCTGGAGCCTGCCCAATTCTTCGACGCCGACGCGCGCCCTGATCGAGGGCCGGATCAGCTATCAGCTCGACTACTATCTCCAGCAGATCGAAGAGCGCAAATGGTACGGCTTCTGGGATTATGGCGATGTCATGCACACCTATGATGCTGACCGCCACGTCTGGCGTTATGACATAGGCGGCTTTGCCTGGGACAATTCCGAACTGCAATCGGACATGATGTTCTGGTACGGTTACCTGCGTTCGGGCCGCGCCGATGTCTTCCGCATGGCCGAGGCGATGACGCGCCACACATCCGAAGTCGATACCTTCCATATCGGGCCCTACAAAGGTTTCGGCACGCGCCACGGCATCCAGCACTGGAGCGATTCCTCCAAGCAGCCGCGCGTCTCCAATGCCGCCTTCAAGCGCTTCTACTATTACCTGACCGCCGATGAGCGCGTCGGCGACCTGATGCACGACCTGATTGATTCCGATCAGACGCTGAAGACCGTCTATATCGAGCGCAAAGTCGCCGCGCCGGGCGGTTCGGGGATCGGCATTCGCAAACATATCGAAGGCACGGTCGATTGCAGCTTCGGCACCTCATGGGGCTCGTTCATCGCCGCCTGGCTGACCGAATGGGAGCGCACCGGCGACACGCACTGGCGCGACCGCATCCTGATCGGCATGAACTCGATCGCCAAACTGAAATATGGCTGGTTCTGCGGCGGCGCGCCCTATGATCTGAAAACCGGCGCCTTCGTCGGGCCAGGTGATCAGATTTCCGTGTCGCACCTCAATGCGGTGTTTGGCATTATCGAGATCACCGAGGAGCTGATGACACTGGTCGATGCGCCCGCCTATAAGAAGACGTGGCTCGATTATTGTAAATATTACAACAGCTCACCGGCGGACATTAAAGCGTTTCTCGGCGTGGTGCCGCGTGACCGGTCATTGCGTGACGCCTCTTCGCGCATGACCGCCTATGCCGCCCGCGAACTGAAAGACCCCGCCCTGGCGGCGCGCGCCTGGTCGGAATTCTTCGAAGGCGACAATCCGCGTCACGCCACCAGCCTGCATCCGCAGGAAGACAAGGTGACCGGGCCGAATGTGCTCTATACCATCCTTGAAGACCCGACGATTTCCACCAATGGCGCGTCGCAATGGGGTCTGGCGGCGATTGAGAACCTCGAACTGATCGGCGACAGCGTCGAGGCCAATGCGCCGAGGTGA
- a CDS encoding TonB-dependent receptor → MKDTLQTYCVRRRLANGTALALVTLFAGGGMAMAQTAPAAKPAAADEPTVIVVTGTRASQESAINRKKHAKTATDSIAAEDIGTFPDKNIDEAISRIPGIQLDRGDFGEGQSVTVRGQSAENNRVELDGVGVSNTSGGLVDGSGNARGADLRELPADLVKSLDVVKGTTAAMTEGSLGGSIHINTRTGLDFKKPYFQFRFDQQQNSLDKKWTPEWSAIMARKFLDGRLGVIANIDYSEISNAADSEQPNTSGQAGYYRNVDLDQSPDKTFSFNPAVTAAIPGSSILLANSTNSPLDVVTKSANANTKADCLAAFPALAGSGTSAAQNERAYELQSCLNQWNDYTPSLIRLLSHSYFERRVAADIRFDYKLDDDTTVYFKAGIANRNENNKDYTLGLGSPTFNTAAMQTQTIPSGQNLTTTPRTVLPGIGNVTTPYASYPNGVGGNVVTDITNATVDASHHVTSMTMNDGNINVDAVQYYQKIKTLSLQTGLNWHHGPWKIENLLSSTSSDFRRAQLRSAVNFTYGDVTASVTPSGLWTYATPAGVDFYDPANYAQALTQKNALKAAKGTATTAPVQAYTAAQQAQWGTNMSLTWRPIMQHDDETMVKSDITYNFEGRVPFFQDIMGGLQFRTHTGSGYAGGGYTAQSGTGVVGDANYVAPVVVPTNNLTSYYRSCLPTATSTQPCGYGYSANSTLVNNIPVSNPTTQAGITTFTPTELAALIGPALSQKSNFFGDYPDKGDILSSFPILDVQKLASGLNTDAYNYDCMKYCTGSDGKVYQQPHSAYREETQAFYLMTEFDQKLPWGMDFNGNIGTRYIHTTTNATGSMTFTHYALSPSYNGTTNLSQGPGTSVTINTTLTGVTNDWTPSYNLNLWVTPSIVLRYYSGHVIARPSIGQMLPSGTCTIDERYTIAENNPTGQAQDPSCGAVGNPNLKPYKAINHNESVEWYVNKDTMFSLGYYYNNVLIGAPILSTASSGDLFNSVPNPPADPLTGQSLAGTNFLYPTYVNGDAGLQRGIEFSTKMAFTYLPWYLKYTGVDFNYSKLGSAHIASATEQISGATLPPKFQASYFQNLSLWYDDGKLNVRLAYQTRDSFFQCIASCGSNAINDVPGAGLEGKQTVRVPYNPGFPNFREASKYLDLRVNYKLNKQWELYVSGRNIGRATTSETNQGSYGTFSDGTPSVEALTYGGSRWEAGFTYRN, encoded by the coding sequence GTGAAAGATACATTGCAAACCTATTGCGTGCGTCGTCGTTTGGCTAACGGTACGGCTCTGGCGCTGGTGACCCTGTTTGCCGGTGGCGGTATGGCTATGGCGCAAACCGCTCCGGCGGCCAAGCCCGCAGCGGCTGACGAGCCGACCGTCATTGTCGTGACCGGTACGCGCGCCTCGCAGGAATCGGCCATTAATCGCAAGAAGCACGCCAAGACGGCCACCGATTCGATCGCCGCCGAAGACATCGGCACTTTCCCCGACAAGAATATCGACGAAGCCATTTCGCGCATCCCCGGCATCCAGCTCGACCGTGGTGATTTCGGCGAAGGCCAGAGCGTGACCGTGCGTGGCCAGTCGGCGGAAAACAACCGCGTTGAACTGGATGGCGTGGGTGTCAGCAATACCAGCGGTGGTCTGGTTGATGGTTCGGGCAATGCGCGCGGCGCCGATTTGCGCGAACTGCCGGCCGATCTGGTCAAGAGCCTCGATGTCGTCAAGGGCACGACGGCGGCCATGACCGAAGGCTCGCTGGGCGGTTCGATCCACATCAATACCCGCACCGGCCTCGATTTCAAAAAGCCCTATTTCCAGTTCCGTTTCGATCAGCAGCAAAACTCGCTCGATAAGAAGTGGACGCCGGAATGGAGCGCCATCATGGCGCGCAAATTCCTGGATGGCCGCTTAGGGGTCATCGCCAATATCGACTATTCGGAAATTTCCAATGCCGCCGACAGCGAGCAGCCCAATACATCGGGTCAGGCTGGCTATTACCGCAATGTCGATCTCGACCAGTCGCCCGACAAGACCTTCAGCTTTAATCCGGCGGTCACGGCAGCCATTCCAGGGTCGAGCATTCTCCTGGCTAATTCGACCAATTCGCCGCTCGATGTCGTCACCAAGTCAGCCAATGCCAATACCAAGGCTGACTGTCTGGCCGCTTTTCCGGCTTTGGCCGGTAGCGGCACGTCTGCCGCCCAGAATGAACGCGCCTACGAGCTGCAATCGTGCCTGAATCAATGGAACGACTATACGCCGTCGCTGATCCGTCTGTTGTCGCACTCCTATTTCGAACGCCGCGTCGCCGCCGACATTCGCTTCGACTACAAACTCGACGACGACACGACCGTCTATTTCAAGGCCGGTATCGCCAACCGTAACGAAAACAACAAGGACTATACGCTGGGCCTCGGCAGCCCCACCTTCAATACGGCGGCCATGCAGACCCAGACGATTCCAAGTGGTCAGAATCTGACCACAACGCCGCGCACCGTCCTGCCCGGTATCGGCAATGTCACCACGCCCTACGCCTCCTACCCCAATGGTGTCGGCGGCAATGTGGTCACCGACATCACCAATGCCACGGTTGATGCCAGCCATCACGTCACCTCGATGACGATGAATGACGGCAATATCAATGTCGATGCCGTGCAATATTACCAGAAGATCAAGACCCTGAGCCTTCAGACGGGTCTCAACTGGCATCATGGCCCGTGGAAGATCGAAAACCTGCTGTCCAGCACATCGTCGGATTTCCGCCGCGCCCAGTTGCGCAGCGCGGTCAACTTCACCTATGGTGATGTGACGGCCAGCGTCACGCCTTCGGGCCTGTGGACCTATGCCACGCCTGCGGGCGTCGATTTCTACGATCCGGCCAACTATGCCCAGGCCCTCACGCAGAAAAATGCTCTGAAGGCGGCCAAAGGCACAGCCACAACCGCACCGGTTCAGGCCTATACGGCGGCCCAGCAGGCGCAGTGGGGCACCAATATGAGCCTGACCTGGCGTCCGATCATGCAGCATGACGACGAAACCATGGTCAAGTCGGACATCACCTATAATTTTGAAGGCCGGGTGCCCTTCTTCCAGGACATCATGGGCGGTCTGCAATTCCGCACCCATACCGGCAGCGGCTATGCCGGTGGCGGCTATACGGCGCAATCAGGCACCGGTGTTGTCGGCGACGCCAACTATGTGGCCCCCGTCGTGGTGCCGACCAACAATCTGACCAGCTATTACCGCTCCTGCCTGCCGACGGCGACCTCGACCCAGCCCTGCGGTTACGGTTATTCGGCCAACAGCACTCTGGTCAACAATATTCCGGTGTCCAATCCGACCACCCAGGCCGGGATCACCACCTTTACGCCAACTGAACTGGCGGCCCTGATCGGGCCGGCGCTCAGCCAGAAGAGCAACTTCTTCGGCGATTATCCGGATAAGGGCGACATCCTGTCCTCCTTCCCGATCCTCGACGTGCAGAAGCTGGCCTCGGGCCTCAATACCGACGCCTATAATTACGACTGCATGAAATATTGCACCGGCAGCGACGGCAAGGTCTATCAGCAGCCGCATTCGGCCTATCGTGAAGAGACGCAAGCCTTCTATCTGATGACCGAATTCGATCAGAAGCTGCCCTGGGGCATGGATTTCAACGGCAATATCGGTACGCGCTATATCCATACCACGACCAATGCCACCGGCTCCATGACCTTTACCCACTACGCCCTGTCGCCATCCTATAACGGCACGACGAATCTGTCACAGGGGCCCGGCACCAGCGTCACCATCAACACCACCCTGACCGGTGTCACCAATGACTGGACGCCGAGCTATAACCTCAACCTGTGGGTCACGCCGAGCATCGTGCTGCGTTACTATTCGGGTCACGTCATCGCCCGTCCGTCGATTGGCCAGATGCTGCCGTCCGGCACCTGCACGATCGACGAACGCTATACCATCGCCGAGAACAATCCGACCGGCCAGGCCCAGGATCCGAGCTGCGGTGCTGTCGGCAATCCGAACCTGAAGCCCTATAAGGCGATCAACCACAATGAGAGCGTGGAATGGTATGTCAATAAGGACACCATGTTCTCGTTGGGCTATTATTATAACAACGTCCTGATCGGCGCCCCGATCCTGAGCACGGCCAGCAGCGGCGACCTGTTCAACAGTGTCCCCAATCCGCCAGCCGATCCGCTGACCGGACAAAGCCTGGCAGGCACCAACTTCCTGTACCCGACCTATGTCAATGGTGATGCGGGTCTGCAACGCGGCATCGAATTCTCCACCAAGATGGCCTTCACCTACCTGCCCTGGTATCTGAAGTACACCGGCGTCGATTTCAACTATTCGAAGCTCGGCTCGGCCCATATCGCCTCGGCAACGGAACAGATCTCCGGCGCTACTCTGCCGCCCAAGTTTCAGGCCAGTTATTTCCAGAACCTGTCTCTGTGGTATGATGACGGCAAGCTCAATGTCCGCCTGGCCTACCAGACGCGCGACTCCTTCTTCCAGTGCATCGCCTCGTGCGGCTCCAACGCCATCAATGATGTGCCGGGCGCTGGTCTTGAAGGCAAGCAAACGGTGCGGGTACCCTATAATCCGGGCTTCCCGAACTTCCGCGAGGCTTCGAAATATCTCGATCTGCGCGTCAACTATAAGCTGAACAAGCAGTGGGAACTGTATGTGTCGGGCCGCAATATTGGCCGCGCCACGACCTCGGAAACGAACCAGGGCTCCTACGGCACCTTCTCTGACGGTACGCCGAGCGTCGAAGCGCTTACATACGGCGGTTCGCGTTGGGAAGCTGGCTTCACCTACCGCAACTAA
- a CDS encoding oligogalacturonate lyase family protein, with protein MTISKRNFLTGAVALAAAAPMAAAATAQTLPAGPAAAPKGPIPKDWIDPDTGHRIVRLSHKDHSESLYFNFPAYTPDEKWMVMNRADGISLINMETFAEKDLYTGNLSAFQTGASKAVVYARPRSADKDNKTQATNDVFSIDVNTGAVTKIASVDKGFVTSVNADDSLLVGSYAYKNVPLQPGPKVAGTDGGYNALGPDGKPMSFAAAKEYRMAQRLAADVPMDIFTIDIRTGARKVLVHSTDWLNHMQFSPKDPSLLLYCHEGPWHEVDRIWTIRTDGTGNQLMHKRMMNMEIAGHEFFNWDGSKIFYDLQTPRGEDFWLANVDLKTGKRIWYHMLRNEWSVHFNVSKDGTLMAGDGGDADMVARAPDGKYIYLFHPEIIEDLGVSAPNAADLVRPGVLRSEKLVNMKDHDYRLEPNLRFSPDGKWIIFRSNMFGPVHTYAVAVEKA; from the coding sequence ATGACCATCAGCAAACGTAATTTTCTCACCGGTGCCGTCGCCCTGGCCGCCGCAGCGCCGATGGCGGCAGCCGCGACCGCCCAAACCCTGCCCGCCGGGCCTGCCGCCGCGCCAAAGGGGCCTATCCCGAAGGACTGGATCGATCCTGACACCGGCCACCGCATCGTGCGCCTGTCGCACAAGGACCATTCGGAATCGCTCTATTTTAACTTCCCGGCCTATACGCCCGATGAAAAATGGATGGTGATGAACCGCGCCGACGGCATCAGCCTGATCAATATGGAGACCTTCGCGGAAAAAGACCTCTATACGGGCAATCTGTCGGCCTTCCAGACCGGTGCCTCAAAGGCCGTGGTCTATGCCCGGCCGCGTTCCGCCGACAAGGACAACAAGACCCAGGCCACCAATGATGTGTTTTCCATCGACGTCAATACGGGCGCGGTGACGAAAATCGCCTCGGTTGACAAGGGCTTTGTTACCTCGGTCAATGCCGATGACAGCCTGCTGGTCGGCTCCTATGCCTATAAGAATGTGCCGCTCCAGCCCGGCCCCAAGGTGGCGGGCACAGACGGCGGCTATAATGCGCTGGGGCCTGACGGCAAGCCGATGAGCTTTGCGGCCGCCAAGGAATACCGCATGGCGCAGCGCCTGGCCGCCGACGTGCCGATGGACATCTTCACCATCGACATCAGGACGGGCGCGCGCAAGGTGCTGGTTCATTCGACCGACTGGCTGAACCACATGCAGTTTTCGCCCAAGGATCCGTCCCTGCTGCTTTATTGCCACGAAGGGCCGTGGCACGAGGTTGACCGCATCTGGACGATCCGCACCGATGGCACGGGCAATCAGCTCATGCACAAGCGCATGATGAATATGGAGATCGCCGGTCATGAATTCTTCAACTGGGATGGCTCGAAGATCTTCTACGACCTGCAAACCCCGCGCGGCGAGGATTTCTGGCTGGCCAATGTCGATCTGAAGACCGGCAAGCGCATCTGGTATCATATGCTGCGCAACGAATGGTCGGTGCATTTCAATGTGTCGAAGGACGGCACGCTGATGGCCGGTGATGGCGGCGACGCCGACATGGTGGCGCGCGCCCCGGACGGCAAATACATCTATCTGTTCCACCCTGAGATCATCGAGGATCTGGGCGTCAGCGCGCCCAATGCTGCCGATCTGGTGCGCCCCGGCGTGCTGCGCTCGGAAAAACTGGTCAATATGAAGGATCACGACTACCGGCTGGAACCCAATCTGCGCTTTTCGCCGGACGGCAAGTGGATCATTTTCCGCTCCAACATGTTCGGCCCGGTGCACACCTATGCCGTGGCGGTCGAAAAGGCCTGA
- a CDS encoding metallophosphoesterase, whose translation MKIAQISDLHFGCLNDEVKTALLRHLHDDVPDLIIASGDLTQSATDGEFEAARDFLAELPARVLSIPGNHDLPGMDITRFLHPWRRYRRYIAEEMNPQWSSPLVAIKGLNSARMILPHWNWANGAISDRQCRAVEATFAATTAPWRMVVAHHPLIASPDFPLAVTVFNGRALLDTLAQQKVDLVLAGHQHHAYIETREMGGHTTLFVNASTATSTRLRRQPNGFNRLTFSPEAVRIDLLRYQDGAFSVFEAVTHSKSA comes from the coding sequence ATGAAGATCGCCCAGATTTCCGACCTGCATTTCGGCTGTCTCAATGATGAGGTCAAGACCGCCCTGCTGCGCCATCTGCATGACGATGTGCCCGATCTGATCATCGCCAGCGGCGACCTCACCCAGTCGGCGACGGACGGCGAATTTGAGGCCGCCCGCGACTTTCTGGCCGAACTGCCAGCCCGCGTCCTGTCGATTCCCGGCAATCACGACCTGCCGGGCATGGATATAACCCGCTTCCTCCATCCGTGGCGGCGCTATCGGCGCTATATCGCTGAAGAGATGAACCCGCAGTGGTCGTCGCCGCTGGTGGCTATCAAGGGCCTCAACAGCGCGCGCATGATTTTGCCGCACTGGAACTGGGCTAATGGCGCCATCAGCGACCGGCAATGCCGCGCCGTCGAAGCCACCTTCGCCGCCACGACCGCGCCGTGGCGCATGGTGGTGGCGCATCATCCGCTGATCGCCTCGCCCGATTTTCCCCTGGCGGTGACGGTGTTCAATGGCCGGGCGCTACTCGACACGCTGGCCCAACAGAAGGTTGATCTGGTGCTGGCCGGCCATCAGCACCATGCCTATATCGAAACGCGCGAGATGGGCGGCCACACCACCCTGTTCGTCAATGCCTCAACCGCCACCTCGACGCGCCTGCGCCGCCAGCCCAATGGCTTCAACCGGCTGACCTTCAGCCCTGAGGCGGTGCGGATTGATCTGCTGCGCTATCAGGACGGGGCTTTCAGCGTTTTCGAGGCCGTGACCCACAGCAAATCCGCCTGA